Proteins from a single region of Diaphorobacter limosus:
- a CDS encoding AraC family transcriptional regulator, whose amino-acid sequence MIQTDTAAAGVDRLSALLERFRVRAHLFHAGPLCGVTPFAAEPGRAFLHVLRRGELEVTHRPRSGAPRRLRLSQPTLLLYPRPLEHDFYNAPQEGSDFVCATLDFDGGPHHPLVQALPAFLALPIAEVDGIEQTLTLLFAETERVRCGQRLLADRLFEVLLLQLLRWLLDHPADGGMQPGLLAGLAHPKLARALTRLHEQPGANWSLATMAQAAGMSRSAFAAKFRAALGTTPGAYLLAWRVSLAQGLLRRGLQVRQISDQLGYASPAAFTRAFAQAVGTAPREWLKGL is encoded by the coding sequence ATGATTCAGACCGATACGGCCGCCGCCGGCGTGGATCGCCTCTCCGCCCTGCTGGAGCGTTTTCGCGTGCGCGCCCACCTCTTCCACGCCGGGCCGCTGTGCGGCGTGACGCCGTTCGCGGCCGAGCCCGGGCGCGCTTTTCTGCATGTGCTGCGCCGCGGCGAGCTGGAGGTCACCCACCGCCCGCGCAGCGGCGCGCCGCGCCGGCTGCGCCTGAGCCAGCCCACGCTGCTGCTGTACCCGCGCCCGCTGGAGCACGACTTTTACAACGCGCCGCAAGAGGGCAGCGACTTCGTCTGCGCCACGCTGGACTTTGACGGCGGGCCACACCACCCGCTGGTGCAGGCCCTGCCCGCCTTTCTGGCCCTGCCGATTGCCGAGGTCGACGGCATAGAGCAGACCCTGACCCTGCTGTTTGCCGAGACCGAGCGCGTGCGCTGCGGCCAGCGCCTGTTGGCCGATCGCCTGTTCGAGGTGTTGCTGCTGCAGCTGCTGCGCTGGCTGCTCGACCATCCCGCCGATGGCGGCATGCAGCCCGGCCTGCTGGCGGGCCTGGCCCACCCAAAATTAGCGCGCGCCCTCACCCGGCTGCACGAGCAGCCCGGCGCCAACTGGAGCCTGGCCACCATGGCGCAGGCCGCCGGCATGTCGCGCAGCGCCTTTGCCGCCAAGTTCCGCGCCGCGCTGGGCACCACGCCCGGCGCCTACCTGCTGGCCTGGCGCGTGTCGCTGGCCCAGGGCCTGCTGCGGCGCGGGCTGCAGGTGCGGCAGATCAGCGACCAGCTGGGCTACGCCAGCCCGGCGGCATTCACCCGGGCGTTTGCTCAGGCGGTAGGGACGGCGCCGCGCGAGTGGCTCAAGGGCTTGTGA
- a CDS encoding carboxymuconolactone decarboxylase family protein has protein sequence MNRVPLIDRADTSAERKALLDAIHGAFGATPNMFRAVANSPAALKSMWGSFGALGGGTLGARLGEQIAVAVADRNACSYCLAAHTVLGQKAGASAEEMAAAQLGESSDPKTRAALLFALKVVGQRGQVSGADVQALRDAGFSDEQVVEILAHVALNLFTNYVNLAFAVPVDFPAVKLSSG, from the coding sequence ATGAACCGCGTTCCCCTCATAGACCGTGCCGACACCAGCGCCGAGCGCAAGGCCCTGCTCGACGCCATCCACGGCGCCTTTGGCGCCACGCCCAACATGTTCCGCGCCGTGGCCAATTCGCCAGCCGCGCTCAAGAGCATGTGGGGCTCGTTCGGCGCCCTGGGCGGCGGCACGCTGGGCGCCAGGCTGGGCGAGCAGATCGCCGTGGCCGTGGCCGACCGCAATGCCTGCTCTTACTGCCTGGCGGCGCATACCGTGCTGGGCCAGAAGGCCGGCGCCAGCGCCGAGGAAATGGCCGCCGCCCAGCTGGGCGAGTCCAGCGACCCCAAGACCCGGGCCGCGCTGCTTTTTGCCCTCAAGGTGGTGGGCCAGCGCGGCCAGGTGAGCGGCGCCGACGTGCAGGCCCTGCGTGATGCCGGTTTCAGCGACGAGCAGGTGGTCGAGATCCTGGCCCATGTGGCGCTGAACCTGTTCACCAACTACGTGAACCTGGCCTTTGCCGTGCCGGTGGACTTTCCAGCGGTCAAGCTGAGCAGCGGCTGA